The Lactuca sativa cultivar Salinas chromosome 2, Lsat_Salinas_v11, whole genome shotgun sequence genome includes a window with the following:
- the LOC128132258 gene encoding uncharacterized protein LOC128132258 isoform X2, with product MIDASSSPTTPFFGSFDFRVSQNRNFCPPPFSRIHRRNFLFSRFSLSPSLIRFPSSLSLFPTRTSPLHPLSSSFSLSEFHLTADAVNVVHRDSFSPGHLSSPSPNPYIFITDSSSPFLAPVVCVSSPSSACHRHCHHCFKRPRLLLHGSIALISLFAPLLDFFPKKVRQQ from the exons ATGATAGACGCGAGTTCGAGTCCCACCACCCCCTTTTTTGGCagtttcgattttagggtttcacaAAATCGAAACTTTTGTCCGCCTCCATTTAGCAGGATCCATCGACGAAATTTTTTATTCTCCCGCTTCTCTCTATCTCCCTCCTTGATTCGTTTTCCCTCTTCTCTCTCATTGTTTCCTACTCGCACCTCTCCCTTACACCCCCTCTCGTCTTCGTTTTCATTGTCGGAGTTCCATCTTACCGCCGATGCGGTCAATGTTGTACATAGAGACTCTTTTAGCCCCGGTCATCTCTCTTCGCCATCACCAAATCCGTATATCTTCATCACCGATTCATCGTCCCCCTTTTTAGCTCCGGTCGTTTGCGTTTCGTCGCCGTCATCGGCTTGCCATCGCCATTGTCATCATTGTTTCAA GCGACCAAGGTTATTACTCCATGGCTCAATTGCCCTCATCTCTCTCTTTGCACCTTTGCTCGATTTCTTCCCTAAAAag GTCCGTCAACAGTAA
- the LOC128132258 gene encoding uncharacterized protein LOC128132258 isoform X1, with product MIDASSSPTTPFFGSFDFRVSQNRNFCPPPFSRIHRRNFLFSRFSLSPSLIRFPSSLSLFPTRTSPLHPLSSSFSLSEFHLTADAVNVVHRDSFSPGHLSSPSPNPYIFITDSSSPFLAPVVCVSSPSSACHRHCHHCFKRPRLLLHGSIALISLFAPLLDFFPKKVRKAGDPGNHSFAIFPTGKEVNMTFEFIENQINQF from the exons ATGATAGACGCGAGTTCGAGTCCCACCACCCCCTTTTTTGGCagtttcgattttagggtttcacaAAATCGAAACTTTTGTCCGCCTCCATTTAGCAGGATCCATCGACGAAATTTTTTATTCTCCCGCTTCTCTCTATCTCCCTCCTTGATTCGTTTTCCCTCTTCTCTCTCATTGTTTCCTACTCGCACCTCTCCCTTACACCCCCTCTCGTCTTCGTTTTCATTGTCGGAGTTCCATCTTACCGCCGATGCGGTCAATGTTGTACATAGAGACTCTTTTAGCCCCGGTCATCTCTCTTCGCCATCACCAAATCCGTATATCTTCATCACCGATTCATCGTCCCCCTTTTTAGCTCCGGTCGTTTGCGTTTCGTCGCCGTCATCGGCTTGCCATCGCCATTGTCATCATTGTTTCAA GCGACCAAGGTTATTACTCCATGGCTCAATTGCCCTCATCTCTCTCTTTGCACCTTTGCTCGATTTCTTCCCTAAAAag GTTCGGAAAGCTGGTGATCCAGGTAATCACAGTTTTGCAATCTTCCCTACGGGTAAGGAGGTCAATATGACTTTTGAGTTTATTGAGAATCAAATCAATCAATTTTGA
- the LOC128125913 gene encoding uncharacterized protein LOC128125913: protein MHFQTPLFHLLSRRPRLLLHGSIALISLFAPFLDFFPKKVRKAGDPGNHSFAIFPTGPSTVIFRIKLGLAVGNQLGLICVFEFQFKRYNPTHCHNNKTRKYVLC, encoded by the exons ATGCATTTTCAAACTCCTCTGTTCCATTTGTTATCAAGGCGACCAAGGTTATTACTCCATGGCTCAATTGCCCTCATCTCTCTCTTTGCACCTTTTCTCGATTTCTTCCCTAAAAAG GTTCGGAAAGCTGGTGATCCAGGTAATCACAGTTTTGCAATCTTCCCTACGG GTCCGTCAACAGTAATTTTTAGAATTAAACTAGGTTTAGCAGTTGGAAATCAACTTGGTTTG ATCTGTGTATTTGAATTCCAGTTCAAAAGATACAATCCTACACATTGTCACAACAATAAAACAAGAAAGTACGTTTTGTGTTAG